The DNA segment TTTGCGCCAAAATACTGACTCACAATTACAGACGCTCCGATTCCGCCTCCCATCGCAATGCAGATAAAAATATTCGTCAGGGAATTTGAAGCCCCGACAGCAGCCAGTGCACCCTCACTTACATATCTCCCGACAATGGCGGAATCAGCCATTGTGTAGCCCTGCTGAAAAAAATTTCCTATGATGATAGGTAGTGCAAAGATAAACAAAGCATTAAAAGGTTTCTTTTTTATCAGGTAATCATTTTCCATATCCTTGTCTCTCCAATATTTTAGAATCTCTTCTGAAACAATCCTCTATAAAATCACACGAACAATCTTCGGTTAATTCAACTTCCCTGGGGTATCTGGCCAAAGTATCGAGCATTTCCTGAAAAAGGCTGGAAACCAATTCTCTGTCCACGCGATAATGCATCTGATAACCTATTTTCACACCATATACAATCCGATATTTTTTCAGTATCCTCATATGCTGTGAGACCGCTGAATCCGAAATATGTAGTTTTCCGGATAAGGCATGTACACAATACTGATGCTCATATAAAAGTTGAAGCAATCGAAATCTTGTAGGTTCCGTAATAACATGAATCACTTCGATTGAATCCAAAACAAACTCCTTTCCAGTTCTTGTTTTGATTAAGTAATCACTTAATTAGATTAACAGAAATATAGAAATTTGTCAACAAGTCATGCACCCATAAGAGCAAGGGATATTGAAAGTTTCTCATCGTTCAAGGTTTTATCATTTTTTCTTATTAATACCCTTGATATTCATTCTTGAAATTGGCTATCGTATGCTTGACCCATTGTTCTTTTTTGCGTACAATGGTAAAAGGAGGTAACTGATATGGCAATTAGTAAGAATAGACGAACTGGTTTTTTAACCAAAAATATTGATATCGTCGGATTCGACGATTTAAATGGAAAACCCGGATTTCAGATGGCAATGCAGAAAGCCAATGGCCATTATTATCTATATGCCACTTCCTTTCGCTGGAATGGCATCAATATCTTAGATGTAACGGATCCTGCTCATCCGAAAAAGATCAAATGGATGGAGGGTTTCTGGGCAGATGATTCCATCCATGACGGACAATCTACCCCGAAGATGCAGCTCGCAGATGGAATTCTCGTACTTGCTCATGGCGGTACTATGGATGTTCTTCACGGAACACCAAAGGGTAATACGCTTCCATTCTGGGGCGGAATCTCTATCTGGGATGTCAAAACGGATCCTGAAAATCCGAAACTGCTTTCAAAATTCCATTGTGGAGGCGGACCTGGTGTTCACCGTTTCTTCTATAATGGCGGCAGATATATCTATGTCACAGGTTCCTGTGAGGGATATGCATTCTTCATCCTGCGGATCATAGACATCAAGGATCCCACGCATCCGGTAGAAGTCGGACGCTGGTGGGCAGATGAGCAATATCTGAACAACGCTCCGGGAGGAAAGCTTCCTCCATTCGGCTCTAAGGAGTTTTTAAATACCCCCCAGCTTCACGCATGCAGTTATCGTGATGACATTGTATACATGGCATACCAGAATGTCGGTCTGGTACTTGTGGATGTAAAAGACAGATCGAATCCTACTCTGATCGGAAAAGTCGGGCTTAACCCGCCATTCGGAGGCGGCTCCGGCGGTGCACGTGTCCACACCGTGCTTCCTCTGGGAGATCTTCCTTACGTTCTGGTCTCCACGGAAGCCGAGAGATGCTATTATTTCAATGGAAAAGAAGACGGCGGAATGTTCGGAAGGCTCACGACACAGCCGATGAATATGCTGGGAATTGTTGAAATTACTGATCCCAAAAACCCAAGTCTGATTTCTGTATTCCCATATCCGGAAGTTCCGGAAGGATACACACACGGAAAGAACTTCAACCTTGTCGATGGCCTGAGAGTTCCCTTCGGCCCTCACAACTCTTTCGATGCTTTCGGACCGGATGTATACCAGAAATACAACAACCGTATTTATACGGCCTATTTCCATGCCGGGCTGCGTGTATACGATACAACAGATGTATTCAACCCGAAGGAGATTGCATACTGCATCACTCCGGATCCCGAAAAACCAGCCTTCGACAATGAAGACGGAACTCTGATGCCGGGACCACTTGTAGGCATCGCAGAAGACGTACTTGTAGATGACAGAGGTTATATCTACTTCGATACAGCTAATGATGGTCTCTACATCGCAAAATGCACAGTTTAACTTTAAAACTATCATAGAATTCGTAGTATGTTAAATTGATTATTCAAAAAGAGCTGTCCTTCATTTTTGGAGAACAGCTCTTTTTCTGTAAACTTATCCCATGTGTCGTAAAACCTCTTGCTTTAGCTATGGGGATATAAGACACTTCCATCGAATTTACGCAAGTAATTGAAGATGGAACAAATGTACTTCTTGTGGACACCGTGTAAGACGTTGCAATACCGTATGGTTTTGCCAATGCAGTAGTGGTTGAAACAAGAATCCCCCTGCTTTAGCTGTGGGGAGTGTCAAAAATCTATTCGACTGGAAATATCCGAAAAATCAATATATAAATCATCATAAATATTCACTTTAACAACAGAATCAAAAGTATAAGGAATACTTAAAAGATCTCCCTCGAAGTAGTAGACTGTGATATTTTTTCGTTTTGGATCTACAATCCAATATTCTCTTACACCATATTTCTTATAATAGTACAATTTCCGAATATAATCGTCAGAGGAATTTCCAGGTGAAACAATTTCTATGATAAAATCCGGAGCACCGTTACAGCGTTTTCCGTCCAGTTTATCTTTGTCACATACAACTAGGATGTCTGGCTGCACAATCGTCAAAGGCTGATCAGATAATTTCACATCAAAAGGCGCAGGAAACATAGAACAGTTTCCTTTCTTTTTCCTGATATAACCGCTGATTGAGATGAGCAATTCAGTCAGAATAGCCTGATGTACCTGAGAGGGACTGGCCATATAATGAATCTGTCCTTCAAAAACTTCTGCGCGTGTATCTTCCGGCAAAGACTCATACTCCTCTATTGTAATTATATTCTGTTTTGGCGACAACATTGTGAATACACATCCTTTCTATACTGAAGATTTTATGTTAACGGACTTTTAATATCATCTTATAGTTTTAGAATATCATTATTTCATTACTTTCTCAATACCATATTTTTTATTATTTTTCTCTTGACTCTATACTAGCTATAGTCTTTATACTCAAGTTATAGATTTTAATCACCTACACAGAAAGGAATAAAGGATTATGAAGAAACTTATCAAAAATGCTCAGGCTATTGTAACTTGCGATGAAAAGGATACGGTTTACCGTGATGCCGACATCTTAATTGACGGACAGGAAATTATAGAAATAGGCAAGAATCTGTCCCCCGATGGTGCTGATGAAGTCATTGATGCCAAAAACAAATTTGTCTATCCGGGCCTTGTCAACACCCACCACCACTTCTTCCAGACATTTGTCCGAAACACAGTAAAAGTAGATTATCCAAACATGACAGTTCCGCAATGGCTGGATCATATCTATCCGGTTTTTAAGCTGATCAATCAGGATGTCATCTACTATTCTTCACTTACAGCTATGGCAGATCTCCTGAAACATGGCTGTACAACGGCCTTTGACCATCAATACTGTTACACTACAAATTCCGGAAAAGAAACCGTAGACCGGCAGATGGAGGCAGCAGAACTTTTGGGCATTCGTTATACAGCAGGCCGTGGAACCAATACTCTTCCAAGAAGTGAGGGAAGTACCATGCCGGAGGAAATGCTCGAAACTACGGATGAATTTATCAAGGACTGTCAGCGGATCATTGAAACATATCACGACCCAAAAAAATTCTCGAAAAGACAAATTGTGGTCGCTCCTTGTCAGCCGATGAACTGTTACAAAGATACCTTTGTTGAATCCATAAAACTTGCCAGAAGTGAGAATGTTCATCTACATACCCATCTGGGAGAAGGCGAAAACGAAGTGATACAACAGCGCTGGGGCATAAGAAGTCTTGACTGGTGCGAAAAGATTGATTTTGTCGGCGAAGATGTCTGGATTGCTCATGGATGGGAATTACAAGATGATGAACTGGATCGCCTTGCAGGGTATAAAACCGGCATTTCCCACTGTCCGGCTCCTGCCGTTCTCGGTGGATTTCCGATCTTAAATTTTAACAAGCTGCTTGACAAAGGCGTCCTTGTAAGCCTCGGATGCGATGGCTCTGCGACAAATGATAGTTCTAATCTTTTGGATTCGCTTCGGATGGCTTATCTAATGCAGGCCTTTTACAGCAAAGAACGTGGCGGTTGTGTCCAGCCATATGAACTACTGAAGATGGCAACCATCAACGGTGCAAAAACTCTTGGAAGAACTGATATCGGTTCTCTGGAAAAGGGAAAAGCGGCTGATCTGTTCATGATCGATACAAGCAATCTTGAGTTTACCGGCATGTGGCATGACCCTGCAAACCTTCTCGCCAGAGGCGGTGTGACCGGGCCAACCTGGATGACGATGGTTGGTGGCGACGTTGTCTCAAAAGAAGGACATCTGGTAGGCATTGACGAGGAAAAGCTCGCATACGAAGGGGAAAAAGTATGTACGAATGTCCTCAGAAACCATTGTGATGCATTTTAGTCGGGAAGCGAGAATGAGATGGAAAACACCATGAATATAAATAAGGAAAACAGTAAAACATTTTTAATAAACACGTTACGAATATGTCTTGGCCTATTTATCACAGGAATTGGCACTGCTATGATGTATCTCGTGAACTGGGGAAGTGCACCTGCCGCAACCATTGGCGACGGTGTCCATGTTGCATTTCATATGAGTTATGGTACTGCGGGCATACTGGTCAATATACTATTTCTTATTGTGCTTGTATTTCTTGACCGATCACTGATCAGTATTGGAACAATACTGGCAACGTTCTTCCTGGGAATTTTTATTGATGTCGGTGTGTTTCTGATACAGCCTTTTTATACCGACACTTTTTCTGTCCCTGCAAAAGCAGCCATTCTTGTGCTGGGCGGTATCATCACCGCTATAGGGCTCGGATCTTATGTAGGAGTAAACTTTGGAATCGGAGCCATTGATGGAATGTCCGTGGCATTAAACAAAAAATTCAACATCCCATTTACTGTATGCCGCTGGGGTGTGGATATTTTAATTACGCTTGTAGGAATAGCCCTTGGCGGGGCATGGGGAGCCGGAACTGTTGTCTCTGTCATCATCACTGGCCCAATTATGCAAGTTGTGATAAAATATTCGCAGGAGTTCCGTAAGAAACATTTGAAATAACAGAGAACTATCATAATTAGATGGAGTTTTGTATGGAAGATAAAATCTATAGTATTGGAGAGATGAGTAAGCTTTTCAACTTGAGTGTTCAAACTCTTCGCTATTACGATAAAATCAATTTATTCGTGCCAGAATACAGAGACTCAAATGGATATCGGAAATATCGGTTTGAACAGATCTATAAGCTGGCCGCAATCTGTCATATGAAAAAGATTGGGTATCCCTTAAAGCGAATTGCTGAAATCATGAACAGCCGGAATGTAGATACCTCTCAAAGCGAAATGAAAAACCGGCTTCATTATGTAGCGCAAGAAATTAAATATTTACAGAATACGGAAGAAGTACTCAACAGAAAAATTGCGTTTATCGACAGAGAGGTGCCGAATAGTAACTCCCAATTGGGCGATTCCATACAAGACTATCAAACCCGTTATTATATCCCAATCGGAACTGAAGAAACATTATACAAAGATAAATCCTTTTATCTCAATCCCACGATTGTTTTTTATAATGATAAGGGAGATCGAAAGTTTGGAGCTTATCTTGGGACAGCAAAAGAATTAAAATCCAAAGACGAGAGTCTAAACAGTATTCGGTCGGGGAAATATCTGTGTGTATGGCACAAGGGCGGATATGACACCATCTGGCAGCACGTGCTGGAAATACGCAGGAAATATAGAAATCTTAAACTTGAAAACTGGTCTGTCCATTTTAATATAGTAGACCAGTTTATAGAGAAAAACCCGGATCATTATCTTACAAAACTTCAAATTCCGATAAAAAAATAAAAACCACTGAGTGCAGTACATTTGCAGCTGCGCTCAGTGGTTTTTATTTTAATACAGTTTTTCCTGAAGATATGATCTGCAGTTTTCAAGATCCGGCACAAGTACCTGCATCTTTCGAATGATAGCCGGACTGAATGCGCCATCCTGAGGAATTCGATAACTTTCCACATTATTTACACCCATCGTGAGAACAGCCATCGCATATCCCATAATATCTCCATGTGACAGATCTGTTGTCAGAAGTGGAAAACCTTTATCAATCAACTTTAAGATTGTGTTTACATCCGATTTCTTCGCCTTATCAAACGCTGCCATCAATACTTCTCTCTGCCGGTTTGTTCTTTCATAATCAGAGTTTCCGATCGAACGGTTTCTCGCATGAACAAGGGCCTGCTCTCCGTTCATATGATTCATGCCCTCACTCAGATCCCAATCCTCCCGTCTCGGCTGAGGATATAAAACATTTTGATCTTTTCCCGTTATATAGTCCGCTTCCTTTTGTGAGAGTTCCAGATCAATGCCGCCAAGCAGATCAATGCAAGACTGAAATCCCTCGAAATCCACTTCTATATTCCCATCAATATGAACACCGAAATTCTTCTCTACCACCTGATCCAGAAGTTCCATTCCACCAAACTGATACGCTGCATTCATACGATTGTCGCTGTAACCGGGAATCTGAACATATAAATCACGCATAAAAGAAGTAACCTGTATTGTATTCTTCTTCTTATTGATTGTGGCCATCATCATAGAATCAGAGCGCTGTCTTCCCTGCCCTTCTCTCCTATCCTGCCCGATCAGCATGATATTTACGACATCTTTATCCTTCATAATGTCCTCTGTAAGATCCGGCCACGTTACATCCTCAGGTGCAATCTCCTGCAGTTCACTATTGGCTTCATTTGCCATATCCTCATCCGTTTCAAATGTCTCCTTGGAAGGATCAATCTTTTGGTTGTCCTCCGCGGTCACCTTATTAATCTTGCCGAGTGTATGCTGCGCATAGGCATAACCAGCCCCAATAACAATTACAACAACCAAAAGCACTGCAATCAGAATTTTGACACCCAAAGGCATCTTCTTTTTTTTCTTTCGTTTCATCTTAATCTCCTCATATGTCTTTCAGGAATGTTGTGATACGAGCGTCCAAAACAAACCGTACATATCACGCCACAGCAGACAATCGCTGCCGTGATGTCAACATTATACACCATTTCGGAGAAATATGGGATATTATTTTCATATTGAACATTACACATGAAATAAAGACTGAATCAACAGCTTTATGCGCTGGCTCCAGAAACAAAAGGTTGTGTAATGCCAGGTGCCCATGCTCAATTATGGAAGAATCTTTCCGGCTGACAGATAAAGTTCATACCACTCTTCTCTTGTCAATTCCACACCTGGAGCTTTACAAATTCCTCTGATATGCTCAAGCCCCGTTGTACCGACAATGACCTGTATCCCTGCCGGATGGCGCAGCAGCCACGCAACCGCGACTGCGTTTTCCGTGACATCATATTTCTTAGCTAACCTGGTCAAAGTTTCATTTAGTTTTGGATACTTATCACTGCCTATAAACACTCCTTCAAACATCCCATACTGAAACGGGGACCACGCCTGAAGTGTGATTCTTTTCAATCTCGAATATTCGAGAATTCCACCGTCCCTGTCACATCCTGCATCACTGTGTATATTTACATTTATTCCCGCATCAATGGTCGGGCAATGAGCGACGCTCATCTGAATCTGATCAATTTTAATTCGGTTATCACAATAGCTGTTCAACAGCTCCATCTGCATTGGATTCTGGTTGCTGACACCAAAAGTGTTCACTTTTCCAGCCTTCGTAAGCTCATCAAATGCCTCTGCAACTTCTTCCGGTTCCATCAGTGCATCAGGTCTGTGAAGTAACAAGCTGTCCACATGATCCGTGCCCAGTCTTTTTAGACTCCCATCTACTGATTCGATAATATGTTTCTTCGAAAAATCGAAACTAATTCCAGGTCTGATTCCACATTTTGTCTGAATATACATCTTACCTCTTAAACTGGGTGTTAGGGCTTTTCCAAACACCTCTTCCGACTTCCCCCCGCCATATATATCCGCATGATCAAAGAAGTTAATCCCGTTCTCTAATGCCGTCTCTATGATTGCATGAACCCTATCAGACGATAAACTGTCAATTCTCATACAACCCAGTCCAACACGCGATACTTCCTGTAAGTCCTTACTTAGATTAAATGTTTTCATTGTTCACCATTCCCTTTCCTACCCACTGATCCAGCTTAACCAGGGCATTCACATAAATTTTAACA comes from the Blautia liquoris genome and includes:
- a CDS encoding ArsR/SmtB family transcription factor — encoded protein: MDSIEVIHVITEPTRFRLLQLLYEHQYCVHALSGKLHISDSAVSQHMRILKKYRIVYGVKIGYQMHYRVDRELVSSLFQEMLDTLARYPREVELTEDCSCDFIEDCFRRDSKILERQGYGK
- a CDS encoding LVIVD repeat-containing protein: MAISKNRRTGFLTKNIDIVGFDDLNGKPGFQMAMQKANGHYYLYATSFRWNGINILDVTDPAHPKKIKWMEGFWADDSIHDGQSTPKMQLADGILVLAHGGTMDVLHGTPKGNTLPFWGGISIWDVKTDPENPKLLSKFHCGGGPGVHRFFYNGGRYIYVTGSCEGYAFFILRIIDIKDPTHPVEVGRWWADEQYLNNAPGGKLPPFGSKEFLNTPQLHACSYRDDIVYMAYQNVGLVLVDVKDRSNPTLIGKVGLNPPFGGGSGGARVHTVLPLGDLPYVLVSTEAERCYYFNGKEDGGMFGRLTTQPMNMLGIVEITDPKNPSLISVFPYPEVPEGYTHGKNFNLVDGLRVPFGPHNSFDAFGPDVYQKYNNRIYTAYFHAGLRVYDTTDVFNPKEIAYCITPDPEKPAFDNEDGTLMPGPLVGIAEDVLVDDRGYIYFDTANDGLYIAKCTV
- a CDS encoding Uma2 family endonuclease — protein: MLSPKQNIITIEEYESLPEDTRAEVFEGQIHYMASPSQVHQAILTELLISISGYIRKKKGNCSMFPAPFDVKLSDQPLTIVQPDILVVCDKDKLDGKRCNGAPDFIIEIVSPGNSSDDYIRKLYYYKKYGVREYWIVDPKRKNITVYYFEGDLLSIPYTFDSVVKVNIYDDLYIDFSDISSRIDF
- a CDS encoding amidohydrolase yields the protein MKKLIKNAQAIVTCDEKDTVYRDADILIDGQEIIEIGKNLSPDGADEVIDAKNKFVYPGLVNTHHHFFQTFVRNTVKVDYPNMTVPQWLDHIYPVFKLINQDVIYYSSLTAMADLLKHGCTTAFDHQYCYTTNSGKETVDRQMEAAELLGIRYTAGRGTNTLPRSEGSTMPEEMLETTDEFIKDCQRIIETYHDPKKFSKRQIVVAPCQPMNCYKDTFVESIKLARSENVHLHTHLGEGENEVIQQRWGIRSLDWCEKIDFVGEDVWIAHGWELQDDELDRLAGYKTGISHCPAPAVLGGFPILNFNKLLDKGVLVSLGCDGSATNDSSNLLDSLRMAYLMQAFYSKERGGCVQPYELLKMATINGAKTLGRTDIGSLEKGKAADLFMIDTSNLEFTGMWHDPANLLARGGVTGPTWMTMVGGDVVSKEGHLVGIDEEKLAYEGEKVCTNVLRNHCDAF
- a CDS encoding YczE/YyaS/YitT family protein, which produces MNINKENSKTFLINTLRICLGLFITGIGTAMMYLVNWGSAPAATIGDGVHVAFHMSYGTAGILVNILFLIVLVFLDRSLISIGTILATFFLGIFIDVGVFLIQPFYTDTFSVPAKAAILVLGGIITAIGLGSYVGVNFGIGAIDGMSVALNKKFNIPFTVCRWGVDILITLVGIALGGAWGAGTVVSVIITGPIMQVVIKYSQEFRKKHLK
- a CDS encoding MerR family transcriptional regulator; this translates as MEDKIYSIGEMSKLFNLSVQTLRYYDKINLFVPEYRDSNGYRKYRFEQIYKLAAICHMKKIGYPLKRIAEIMNSRNVDTSQSEMKNRLHYVAQEIKYLQNTEEVLNRKIAFIDREVPNSNSQLGDSIQDYQTRYYIPIGTEETLYKDKSFYLNPTIVFYNDKGDRKFGAYLGTAKELKSKDESLNSIRSGKYLCVWHKGGYDTIWQHVLEIRRKYRNLKLENWSVHFNIVDQFIEKNPDHYLTKLQIPIKK
- a CDS encoding LCP family protein — translated: MKRKKKKKMPLGVKILIAVLLVVVIVIGAGYAYAQHTLGKINKVTAEDNQKIDPSKETFETDEDMANEANSELQEIAPEDVTWPDLTEDIMKDKDVVNIMLIGQDRREGQGRQRSDSMMMATINKKKNTIQVTSFMRDLYVQIPGYSDNRMNAAYQFGGMELLDQVVEKNFGVHIDGNIEVDFEGFQSCIDLLGGIDLELSQKEADYITGKDQNVLYPQPRREDWDLSEGMNHMNGEQALVHARNRSIGNSDYERTNRQREVLMAAFDKAKKSDVNTILKLIDKGFPLLTTDLSHGDIMGYAMAVLTMGVNNVESYRIPQDGAFSPAIIRKMQVLVPDLENCRSYLQEKLY
- a CDS encoding aldo/keto reductase, which produces MKTFNLSKDLQEVSRVGLGCMRIDSLSSDRVHAIIETALENGINFFDHADIYGGGKSEEVFGKALTPSLRGKMYIQTKCGIRPGISFDFSKKHIIESVDGSLKRLGTDHVDSLLLHRPDALMEPEEVAEAFDELTKAGKVNTFGVSNQNPMQMELLNSYCDNRIKIDQIQMSVAHCPTIDAGINVNIHSDAGCDRDGGILEYSRLKRITLQAWSPFQYGMFEGVFIGSDKYPKLNETLTRLAKKYDVTENAVAVAWLLRHPAGIQVIVGTTGLEHIRGICKAPGVELTREEWYELYLSAGKILP